A stretch of the Gammaproteobacteria bacterium genome encodes the following:
- a CDS encoding TolC family protein gives MAICLPLRLPAELPALPEPLTLEYALSLADDPHPDLLAAAADRDLARAERDLAASITGLTASINAEAKWIEPSEYAFDQSQNDSQAHLRVRKRLYDFGYTRASVAAADALLDSRQLQYADTRQQRRLDILGRYFDVLLADLAFRVQDEAMAIAFVRLDRIRDRHELHQVSDVDLLASETRYEETRSLRYRAQAGQRTARVRLAEVLYRPGQLSNTLVEPDLSRIVLEPPPLDELITEVLQANPRIQALRAEAESGRERLQAARASDRPILLGAAEVSEYVRETGSTDPWSIGLQLEVPLYTGGRSGAERARARALLRRTEADIAAAELNLRQDVQALWEEINVLRANRDEARTRMEFRELSLDRSRALYEMEAEADLGDAMVFSTEARLREAQLDYQLLLNWARLDLLRGQTVAALDGKPEGTSE, from the coding sequence TTGGCCATCTGCCTGCCGCTGCGCCTGCCGGCCGAGCTGCCGGCGCTGCCCGAGCCGTTGACGCTGGAGTACGCCCTGTCGTTGGCCGACGACCCCCACCCCGATCTGCTTGCCGCCGCCGCCGACCGCGACCTCGCCCGGGCGGAACGCGATCTGGCGGCGTCCATCACCGGGCTGACGGCCAGCATCAACGCCGAGGCCAAGTGGATCGAGCCGTCCGAATATGCCTTTGATCAGTCACAAAACGATTCCCAGGCACACCTGCGGGTGCGCAAGCGGCTGTATGATTTTGGCTATACGCGTGCTTCGGTGGCGGCCGCCGACGCGCTGCTCGACAGCCGTCAGTTGCAATACGCGGATACCCGACAGCAGCGCCGCCTGGATATCCTGGGGCGCTATTTTGATGTGCTGCTCGCCGATCTCGCGTTCCGCGTGCAGGACGAGGCCATGGCCATCGCCTTCGTGCGGCTGGACCGCATCCGCGACCGGCATGAGCTGCACCAGGTGTCGGACGTCGACCTGCTCGCCAGTGAGACCCGCTACGAGGAGACGCGCTCGCTGCGCTATCGTGCCCAGGCCGGTCAGCGCACGGCCCGGGTGCGGCTGGCGGAAGTGCTGTACCGCCCCGGTCAGCTGTCCAATACCCTGGTGGAACCCGACCTCAGTCGTATCGTGCTCGAACCCCCGCCGCTGGACGAGCTGATCACCGAGGTGTTGCAGGCCAATCCGCGCATCCAGGCGCTGCGCGCCGAGGCGGAGTCCGGTCGTGAGCGCCTGCAGGCGGCGCGTGCCTCCGACCGCCCGATCCTGCTCGGCGCGGCCGAGGTCAGCGAGTACGTCCGCGAGACCGGCTCCACCGATCCCTGGTCGATCGGGCTGCAGTTGGAGGTGCCGCTGTACACGGGCGGGCGCTCCGGCGCCGAGCGTGCCCGGGCGCGCGCCCTGCTGCGGCGCACCGAGGCCGACATCGCCGCCGCGGAACTGAATTTGCGCCAGGATGTACAGGCGCTGTGGGAGGAGATCAACGTCTTGCGCGCCAACCGCGACGAGGCGCGCACCCGCATGGAGTTCCGCGAACTGTCCCTGGACCGTAGCCGGGCCTTGTATGAAATGGAGGCCGAGGCCGATCTGGGCGATGCCATGGTGTTTTCCACCGAAGCGCGCCTGCGCGAGGCGCAGCTCGATTATCAGTTGCTGTTGAACTGGGCGCGGCTGGATCTGTTGCGTGGGCAGACGGTGGC
- a CDS encoding TlpA family protein disulfide reductase codes for MTFRNWFLAALLLGGAVQADPVDFSLPDIEGKARTLSEFRGKWVVVNYWATWCPPCLEEIPDLIAFHDRHQDKDAVVIGINFEDIPPAQLRAFVDEHFISYPVLRNGDMAPPTERLAVAGLPTTYIISPEGVPVARQVGTISAEALEKFIEKERRGRVANQQDPHEPVRPEVRL; via the coding sequence GTGACGTTCAGAAACTGGTTTCTTGCAGCATTGCTGCTCGGCGGCGCCGTCCAGGCCGACCCGGTCGATTTCAGCCTCCCCGACATCGAGGGGAAGGCGCGGACGCTGTCCGAATTCCGCGGCAAGTGGGTCGTGGTGAACTACTGGGCGACGTGGTGCCCACCCTGTCTGGAGGAGATCCCCGATCTGATTGCCTTCCATGACCGCCATCAGGACAAGGATGCCGTCGTCATCGGTATCAACTTCGAGGACATCCCACCCGCTCAGCTGCGCGCCTTCGTGGACGAGCATTTCATCTCCTACCCGGTATTGCGCAACGGCGATATGGCGCCTCCGACCGAACGGCTGGCCGTGGCCGGCCTGCCAACGACCTACATCATTTCGCCCGAGGGCGTGCCGGTGGCGCGCCAGGTGGGTACGATCAGCGCCGAGGCCCTCGAAAAGTTTATCGAGAAGGAGCGCCGTGGCCGCGTGGCCAACCAGCAGGACCCGCATGAGCCGGTGCGGCCGGAAGTCCGGCTATGA
- a CDS encoding thioredoxin family protein: MTRITLLAVALLVSVSAWADAPRDPYQYFFDQTLGDFDEELQTARDEGKQGIMLFFEMDECPFCHRMKEMVFNQPEVQAYFKEHFLIYPVDIDGDVLITDFEGNRLKQKDFAFRDYRVRATPVLMFFDLDGKPVARYTGATADVEEFMWLGQYVVDGVYKDMPFTRYKRERRQSSR; the protein is encoded by the coding sequence ATGACGCGGATAACGCTCCTGGCCGTGGCGCTGTTGGTGAGTGTATCCGCCTGGGCCGATGCGCCGCGCGATCCCTATCAGTACTTCTTCGACCAGACCCTCGGTGATTTCGACGAAGAATTGCAGACCGCGCGCGATGAGGGCAAACAGGGCATCATGCTGTTCTTCGAGATGGATGAGTGCCCCTTCTGTCACCGTATGAAGGAGATGGTGTTCAACCAGCCCGAAGTGCAGGCCTACTTCAAGGAACACTTCTTGATCTATCCCGTCGACATCGATGGTGATGTTCTGATTACGGATTTTGAGGGCAACCGCCTTAAGCAGAAGGACTTCGCCTTCCGCGACTATCGCGTGCGCGCCACACCGGTACTCATGTTCTTCGACCTCGATGGCAAGCCGGTGGCGCGCTATACCGGTGCCACCGCCGATGTCGAGGAATTCATGTGGCTGGGTCAGTACGTCGTGGATGGCGTCTACAAGGACATGCCGTTCACCCGCTACAAGCGCGAACGACGCCAGTCGTCGCGCTGA